The DNA sequence ACGTgcgggggcgggaggggggggacggGACCGGGGGGGGTCCGGCGAGGATGGAAAGTTTTGGGCTGggcggagccggggggggggcgggcccTGGGAGCCGATTAAGCGGCGGGAGCCGAGGGGAAGCCCCAGCCGCGCTCGCATCCCCCCGTGGGGCAGCCACCGGCACCGGGCTCCTGCGCGCCCCCCGCTCCGgtgagtgccccccccccaccgcctcCCAAACCGGGGCGGGGATGGGAGGGGGGTGGGACCCGGCTcctgccgccccccccctccccaagccgCTGGGGACGGCCCCGGGGTCGCCGCGTCCCCGCGTCCCCTCCCCGGGCTGTGCGCTccgggccgcccccccccatcccatcccatcccccgggggtcccggtggcacggagctgggggggggtggCTCCGGTCCCGGTGTCCCCTCGAAGCCCCGGTGCCGTCCCCGGTAACCCCGGGTCCTGCTGGCACCGGTCCCTTGTGCCATCTGCTGCCcgggggatggggacagcggggactttggggacaggggactttggggacagaggggattttggggacaatgggggctttggggacagcggggacagccTGCCCCGTGCCATCCCCGCTTGTCGGGGGCTCGGTGatgtcctggggctgggggcagcggtgctgagctgggaggggacagggacagggacaggggctTGGAGCCAGCCGTCCCCAGCGGCACAGCCCCGGAGCCGCGTCCCAGCGGGGTGGgtggagatgggggggggggggggggggaaaggcccCGGCGTGCCAGGCTCCGGGGGTGCCACCCATTTCCTCCAATTCCAGCTCGAGGAACAATGGCAGAGACATTCCTTGTGGAGAGCCCCGATGTCACGTACAGCAAGGACTTCATCGAGGCCAAGTACACGTACAGCACCGTGCACGTCTGCAAGGAGAACGGCGTCACCAAGGTACGGGATGGGGACGGTGGCCTCGGGGACACCGGCACCTGGCCTGGTGGCACCGGGTCCGGGGTCTGGCCCTCTGGgtgctcgctcacctccccggTGTCTGCGCTGTTCAGGTGAGGCCGTGCTCCACCCGCTTCACCTTCCGCACGGGGCGGCAGGTCCCCCGCCTGGGGCTGATGCTGGTGGGCTGGGGAGGCAACAACGGCACCACGGTGACAGCGGCCGTGCTGGCCAACAGGCTGGGCCTGTCCTGGATGACCAAGACGGGGCGCAAGGTGGGTGTCCGGGCTGCACCCCgacacggggatgggggcgCCCGAGGTGGTCCCGTCCCCACCTGGGTCCTGCAGAAGGGGGGCTGCGGCCCCGGGTTCCTGTTTTTTGGGGGCCGGTTGCTCATCCTCGCGCTCTCCTCCGCAGAAAGCCAACTACTATGGCTCGCTGCTCCAAGCCTCCACTGTGTGCCTGGGCACCGGCCCCACCGGTGATGTCTACGTGCCTTTCCGGGACCTGCTGCCCATGGTGCACCCCAACGACATCGTCTTCGATGGTAGGTGGGGCGGGTGGGGGGCCCGCTGATGGGCACGGGGTGCGGGACCAGCATggttgtgtccccccccctcaggCTGGGACATCTCCTCGCTGAACCTGGCCGAGGCCATGCGGCGGGCGGAGGTGCTGGACTGGccgctgcaggagcagctctggcCCCACATGGAGAAGATGAAGCCCCGGCCCTCCATCTACATCCCCGAGTTCATCGCCGCCAACCAGGAGGAGCGGGCGGACAACGTGCTGCGAGGCTCCAAGGCTGAGCAGGTGCcggggttggggggggaacgggacaatggggggggggagcacggAGCAGGGGGGGGTGAGGAGACGAAGGGCACGGTGCTGACCTGGGGCACGGTCACGGCAGGTGGAGCAGATCCGCAGGGACATCCGGGACTTCAAGGAGAGCAGCGGGGTGGACAAAGTCATCGTGCTGTGGACGGCCAACACGGAGCGCTTCTGCGACGTGGTGCCGGGGCTCAACGACACCGCCGACAACCTGCTGCGGGCCATCGAGGTGAGGGCACGccggagaggggggggggacacccacaccacccccccccacacatacacacattgtGCCACCGTGTCCCCGCAGCGAGGCCTGGAGGTGTCCCCGTCCACGCTCTTCGCCGTGGCCAGCATCCTGGAGGGCTGCGCCTACATCAACGGCTCCCCCCAAAACACCTTCGTGCCGGGCGCGGTGGAGCTGGCCGCCCAGCGCCGCGTCTTCATCTGCGGCGATGACTTCAAGTCCGGGCAGACCAAGCTCAAGTCGGTGCTGGTGGATTTCCTGGTGGGCGCCGGGCTCAAGGTATGCGGGGACGGGGCCGCGCGCGCGGCGCCTCGGTGCCCGGCGGCgatgtcccccccaccccattggGGACGGAGCCGGGGGTCGACCTGcctgccgcccccccccagaccAAGTCCATCGTGAGCTACAACCACCTGGGGAACAACGACGGGAAGAACCTCTCGGCCCCGCAGCAGTTCCGCTCCAAGGAGATCTCCAAGAGCAACGTGGTGGACGACACGGTGCTGGCCAACCCCGTGCTCTACGGCCCGCACGACAAACCCGACCACTGCGTGAGTTGGGGGGGGatatttggggaggggggccgTGGGGTGACGGGGGGGGGCTGATTGGGGTCTCCCTTGGCAGGTGGTGATCAAATACGTGCCCTACGTGGGGGACAGCAAGCGGGCGCTGGACGAGTACACGTCGGAGATCATGATGGGCGGCACCAACACCATCGTCATCCACAACACCTGCGAGGTGCGCGGGGCCGGTTGGGGAGGgtagatggggggggggggggcacatccctaaatttttttttttttttttttttgggggggtgggccCGCAGGACTCGCTGCTGGCCAGCCCCATCATCCTGGACCTGGCCATCCTGACGGAGCTGTGCCAGCGCATCACCTTCTGCACCGAGGGCGACCCCGAATTCCAGGGCTTCCACAGCGTCCTCTCCATCGTCGCCTTCCTCTGCAAGGCCCCCCTGGTCCCCGAGGGCACCCCGGTCGTCAACGCCCTTTTCCGCCAGCGCAGCTGCATCGAGAACATCCTGAGGTACCcgcacccaagggtgcccctttccttgggggggggtcccggggtcACCCCACTCTTTGGGACAGGTCCCCCCGGGGGTGGCCGTGCAGGGGGCTCGGTGCCCATCCCGGTGCCCCAAGGCTGCGGGTGCCAGACCCGGCCACGGGTCCTGGTGCTCCGTGCCCGGCACCGGGGGGTCCTCGGTGCCCAAAATTTGGGGTGCCCAAAATTTGGGGTGCTCAAGGTTTGGGGTGCCCAAGGTTTGGGGTGCTCGGTACCGGTGGGTCCCCGTGCCCGGTGCTGGACCCcatgtgtttggggggggggtacTGGTGCCTGGTGCCCAGCACCAGTGGGTCCCAGTGCTGATGGGGTCCCAGTGCTGGGGGTGCCCAATTTTGGGGGGTCCCCATGCCCAGGGGGGGTCCTACACCACCGAGCCCCCCTACCCAATGCAGGGGGTGCCGGGTGCCATGGGGTCCTGGTACCCAAGATTTGGGGTCCCTAATCCTGGTGGGTCCCAGTGCATGGGGGTGCCCAGGACTATGGGGTCCTGGTACCCAATATTTGGGGTCCCCAACCCTGATGGGTCCCAGGGTATGGGGGTACCCAGGACTATGGGGTCCTGCTACCCAAGATTTGGGGTCTCCAATCCCATTGGGTCCCGGTGCATGGGGTACCCAGTGCCTTGGGGTCCTGGCACCcaatatttggggggggggggtccccaatcCTGGTGGCTCACAGTGCATGGGGTGCCACGGGGTCTCGGTACCCAATATTTGGGGTCTCGGTACCCACTATTTGGGATCTCCAACTCCATTGGGTCCCAGTGCATGGGGGGTGCCCAGGCCTATGGGCACCcagtccctgtgccccccccctcacccctgaccctattttttctcccccccccccctgcagggcctgcctggggctgccccccagAACCACATGCTGCTGGAGCACAAGATGCAGCGGCCGGCGCTGAGCCCGAAACGCGCCTGCCCGGGGGGGGCCACCTGCCCCCTCACCCCCAAAAAGGCGGcgacccccccccagctcaaCGGCCACCCCTGCCCCGCCACCGCACGGCCGGgacccccgcgcccccccctgCACATCGACGGGGCCAACTAACGCCcgctggggaccccccccccaaaaaaaaaaaacaacagaatcacaacccccccccccaacccacccccccacccccccagggTTGGGGGCTCTGCTgtatggggatggggggggctctacctgcccccccccctccaattTGGGTgcctttttgtattttatatgagCTTTttaggggggtgggggggtggatagggggtgggggggtggatatagggggtgggggctgcgacctgtgcccccccccccccccccagcagcacccggTGCTGTGACTCGAAACTGTGAAGCTTtgtaccccccccccccccccacaacccccctcGGCAATAAACCCgcagtgccccccccagccccgtctcGCCTGgttcctgccccccccccccctcctttgcccccccccagccccccccaggaGGAGccgaaaaaaatcaaattacaaattttctgaaaaaatcaaattacatttattgatgcagggttgttttttgtttttttttttccttttttttgattttttggggatttttttccttttttttttttttccttttttttttaatttttaatggtttttttactttttttttctttttttttttttaatttttttcccgtTTTTTCGATAAGCAACGTCAGGGCTAAAGGCTGGGGGGGctaggaagggggggggggtcacgcTCTCCCTACACACGACTacggggcagcccccccccactcTCTGCCCgacagggggggggggggggggggtgcacgGCGGATGGATGGGGGGGggcgatgggggggggggggggggctgaggtcCTTTCTGTtataaaagaggagaaaaaggtgaaaaaaaaaatccttcatattaaagtttttttttttaagggtccCTTGCGGGGGGGGGAataaggggaggggggggccccGGTCTGGCGctcgggggtgggggggggcaggaagatcacagtgctggctgagcacgcagacggggctggggggggggtcaggagccatccccccccccccccggggctggttCGCTACCAaagtatgggggggggggggaaataatttggggagggggggggcggggggggttgCTCTGCACTGGGGCCTGCCTATAGAGTGCTGGGGGGGGATGCTccatggggggggggtttggcttgcaccccccccccactcagCCTGGCCTGGTTTGGGGGTGCCTCacccagctgggggggggctgtgctggctgtgtgccccccccccacccccaaaaatccccccccctGGGGCTATGGCAGGGCCAGCATttggctgccccccccccttttataATGAGATGGGGGGGGGCAAAATGACATTGCTCATTAGCATCTCTGCTAATTGCAATCGAGCGCACgtgccccagctgggcagcacgctttatttttttttttttgggggggggcacacagcacagcaacccccccccaaataaataCCTatccccaattcccccccccagaagcattggggggggggtgaaaggagcaggagggggcgtggggggggggggttgctcCCTCCTGCCCGCGGTGCCAGCCCCCCCcagggtgccccccccaccccatagtGTGCTccccccataagtgccccccccccaaagggtgctgggaggggggggcacctCCTGTCTGTCGCAGGCTGCTGatgttaattattattattaattttttttttttgggggggtgctggatttttttttttttgggggggggctgtattaaatacatttttttttttttttttggcaccgCGGGGGGGGCGTCGGGTTCTCGGCCGGCGTCGGGCGCTGGGCTCACACGCTCATTGTCATGCTGGGCGAGTACTAAGAGAGAGCGGAGACACCGGAGGGttagcggggccggggggggggcattttttggggggggggggcacgccACCAAGCTTAGAGGCAAAGGGGGGGTCCCGTCctctggggctgctctcccacagccccccccccaaaatgcagctgggggggggtcacccAGGCTTCGGGTtgccccgggcccccccccggcagcccccgacccccccc is a window from the Anas platyrhynchos isolate ZD024472 breed Pekin duck chromosome 29, IASCAAS_PekinDuck_T2T, whole genome shotgun sequence genome containing:
- the ISYNA1 gene encoding LOW QUALITY PROTEIN: inositol-3-phosphate synthase 1 (The sequence of the model RefSeq protein was modified relative to this genomic sequence to represent the inferred CDS: inserted 1 base in 1 codon) → MAETFLVESPDVTYSKDFIEAKYTYSTVHVCKENGVTKVRPCSTRFTFRTGRQVPRLGLMLVGWGGNNGTTVTAAVLANRLGLSWMTKTGRKKANYYGSLLQASTVCLGTGPTGDVYVPFRDLLPMVHPNDIVFDGWDISSLNLAEAMRRAEVLDWPLQEQLWPHMEKMKPRPSIYIPEFIAANQEERADNVLRGSKAEQVEQIRRDIRDFKESSGVDKVIVLWTANTERFCDVVPGLNDTADNLLRAIERGLEVSPSTLFAVASILEGCAYINGSPQNTFVPGAVELAAQRRVFICGDDFKSGQTKLKSVLVDFLVGAGLKTKSIVSYNHLGNNDGKNLSAPQQFRSKEISKSNVVDDTVLANPVLYGPHDKPDHCVVIKYVPYVGDSKRALDEYTSEIMMGGTNTIVIHNTCEDSLLASPIILDLAILTELCQRITFCTEGDPEFQGFHSVLSIVAFLCKAPLVPEGTPVVNALFRQRSCIENILRACLGLPPXNHMLLEHKMQRPALSPKRACPGGATCPLTPKKAATPPQLNGHPCPATARPGPPRPPLHIDGAN